Genomic segment of Parageobacillus genomosp. 1:
TATTTCACGAAGTGTTGAATGTGTAGGGCATTAAGTTTAGATAGCTCGATATGTCCAATCGTTTCTTTGATTAGCCTTAACGTTTGAATATATATGTGTGTTGTATTCGGTCGATAATTCGGCTCAATTTCCCCCTTTATGACGTTTTCTGCAAATTCCGCAAGAGTCAATCGTGCCGGTTCGATGTATCCTTCTTTTTCAATTTTTGCGATCAACTCCGCACAAGCCGCTTGTGCTTCTTTCTTTGTTTTAAAACCCGATACCGTCTTTTGTCTTCTTTTTCCGGTGATCGGGTCTTTCCCAATGTCTACCGTAAAGCTCCACTTATCTCCCCTCTTGCGGAAATACCCCTTCATGCTGTTTCTGCCCCTTTCGCTGAAGATTTTCCGACAAGAAGGACATTATCAGGCAAAATAAAAATCATGCCCTCCGGCAGCTGGTCGGTATAAATGACTTTCCCCTCCATGGCGGCGTTTCCCCTTTCATATAGAACATATGTTTGTATATTCTGTTTAACTCAATTATACTCCTTTTCACCTATACGGAAAGGGGAAAAATGTCGAAATTTGATTGCTCTTTTTCGACATTATTCGCCATTTAGTTTAGTAAACATCTTGGCAATTTTGACTAACTGCCGGATTTTTTCCGGCGTGAATCCTTGTTCTTTCAATTCTTTATTTAGGACGATCCACTCCATTCCAATGTCCTGTAATTCCTTTGGAGCCGGAACGACATATTCATCATCAAATAGGTCTTTGACATTAATTCCAAGTGCATCGGCTACGCTGACCAAAAATTCAAGGTTTGGCCGTTCTTTACCATTTTCTACCCTTGATATATAGCTTTTGTTTTTTCCTAATTTATCTGCCAACTGTTCCTGTGACCATCCCTTTTGCTGACGGTAGAATCGTATCTTTTTACCAATGTTTTTTAATTGTTCCAAGCATTTTCACCCCTTATTCCCCGATTTGTTTCACTGCAACTCAACTTATATTATGCATTTGTAATTACAATGTATCAACATTGTATTAACAGAAATAAGGTGATAAATATTCCTTTTAAATGAAAATGAATAAAATTAGGTGAAAATAAATGAAAAAAAGTTAATTTAAGTTATTGACTTATAGCGAAACATGCGTATAATTAGAGTTAGGTTGAGCAATAACTAAACCAAAAGCAAAAAGGGGTTTAGTTATTGCGTAACAAAATTACTTACTACCGGAACAAACAAGGCATGACACAAGCAGAATTGGCAAGAAAATTGGGGATTTCTGCTTCATATCTCAATCGGATTGAGAAAGGGACAAAAACAC
This window contains:
- a CDS encoding helix-turn-helix domain-containing protein; translation: MEQLKNIGKKIRFYRQQKGWSQEQLADKLGKNKSYISRVENGKERPNLEFLVSVADALGINVKDLFDDEYVVPAPKELQDIGMEWIVLNKELKEQGFTPEKIRQLVKIAKMFTKLNGE
- a CDS encoding helix-turn-helix transcriptional regulator, whose protein sequence is MRNKITYYRNKQGMTQAELARKLGISASYLNRIEKGTKTPSLRLAIRIAHVLGVPVEKLFIAD